One window of the Deltaproteobacteria bacterium genome contains the following:
- the maf gene encoding septum formation protein Maf, whose amino-acid sequence MVQGPFRTRQPLVLASTSPRRQALLAGLGLAFEVIPSSMNEPSPEPGENPADYAARMARLKGMDVAARHPDKFIVSADTIVVQGLNILGKPKDKFHALAMLTALSGDWHEVMTGFCVLRARGNIARCQTETTRVHMATNSREMLTAYVASGEPMDKAGAYGIQGIGAFLVDTIEGSYTNVVGLPLRSVLNILLEVEAIGVVDAQHLAQVR is encoded by the coding sequence ATGGTTCAGGGGCCATTTAGAACACGCCAACCCCTGGTGCTGGCGTCGACCTCGCCCAGGCGGCAGGCTCTCCTGGCAGGGCTGGGTTTGGCTTTTGAGGTCATTCCCAGCTCCATGAACGAGCCATCTCCCGAACCTGGTGAAAATCCAGCCGACTACGCGGCGCGCATGGCCCGTCTCAAAGGAATGGACGTCGCGGCCCGGCATCCGGACAAATTCATCGTCAGTGCCGACACCATCGTGGTCCAGGGCTTAAACATCCTGGGCAAACCCAAGGACAAATTCCATGCCCTGGCCATGCTGACCGCACTCTCTGGCGACTGGCACGAGGTCATGACGGGATTCTGCGTACTACGAGCGCGAGGCAACATTGCCCGCTGCCAGACCGAAACCACGCGCGTTCACATGGCCACAAACAGCCGGGAGATGCTCACTGCGTACGTGGCCTCGGGCGAACCCATGGACAAAGCCGGGGCCTATGGCATTCAGGGCATCGGAGCATTCCTGGTGGACACAATCGAAGGGTCATACACCAATGTTGTCGGTTTGCCCTTGCGCTCTGTCCTGAATATTCTCCTTGAAGTCGAAGCCATTGGAGTGGTCGATGCCCAACACCTTGCCCAAGTCCGATAA